Below is a window of Lytechinus variegatus isolate NC3 chromosome 4, Lvar_3.0, whole genome shotgun sequence DNA.
aggtcattgtacttaagtgacatggtggtttaatatTCAATAAGATAAGTAGTGACTGTGATGTCTTAATTATTCATATAgtcttttgaattgtgtaatTTGTGAGATCCACAAAAAATACGACAATACATCAACTAGCAACAGGTATTTCACCGTTGGCCAAGTACACATATACATTGTTATAATAAAATGCCTTCagagtagaaatgcaacaaataacttcatagagtgttcattggtgtgctattctagtcacctcgTCAATGCAATTTTTGCATCATGCTATGTCAGGGATCCTTATATTAATATATTGCTTTGATAtatgcctatcataatgaaagaaatgaaaggtcatttgactaAAACTGCCCataaatcagtatttcggtgagaaaaatcagtattttcaaagaataccatAGAACCACATGTAAAGctgaaatttaaaaatcagtattttacatgaactatcagtattcttctcatttttcagtactaaatactgaaaatcagtactacttggcagctctgataaaGTAACTCCAAACTGATCTAATAATTTATGTACCTTACTTCCGGTAGGTCCTTTCGTAAATTGCAGCTCCTGCACCTGTGTGCATAGACACTACTGTACATGATGCTTGGTACCATAGTCTTACCCCAGCTTTGGTCTAGCCACGTTGCCATATAggctaaaggcctggtcacaccgctcaagcgttgttggagcggtaggaagagagggtcgaattttgcTAACAAAACTTGGgacaaaatcgaaaaaaaaaaaaattgaaatcgataatggtgaacggtagcgagtggtgattttttctctccgctccacgaccgctccaacaacactcaggcggtgtgaccaggccttaaatatgcttttcacactgcttATGTTTTACTGAACCCCGGGCtaaggggggggaggggtcttagccccaccaatttcccagggttaagtttagcccacttcgttttcacactacggtTTAGCAAAGTGGaatagcacggtaaatagtacagTAGAATCTGGCCctaaaaagcagggttagctgGCTAATTGccgtgctagcaccacaattgcgattgaagagatgcagtgtgaaacgaaactgGGCTAAGGAGGAGTacgctaagcattagccaatcacagaagtcgaaattgcaCCTTAATCATGTAGCACTGAAAGTGCCTCCCTGGATAAATTAATATTTACCTGTTATAATGACTTGACTTGCTCCCATTGATTTAGCAGTAAGCATTGTGAGTATACCCACTGGACCTGGATAAAGAGATAAAGAGAGTTCAAATTCCATTAGGAATTTATTGATATTCAATACAAAAAGAAACAATACAAAGTTTACATGGTTTACAACTAGTTGCACAGTCGAGAACAGATAAATAAGTGTGCaaacacaattatttttttttctaaaacaaaGAACTCTAATAAATACTATCAAAGGTGATACTTAAATATCCAAAGAAATCAGGAGATCAGGGGCGATTTGTtgtatgaaattgaaataatgtaagttttaaacatatgaaaaaaaaaccttaggAAGAGTATGCATAAACCTAACCCATGGAGCCTTCTACctcagtctcgatcggccatttttattatgaatcataacaaaatggccgatcgagactggggtagaatGAGAGAactttcgtttttttgaggttccagtctgtgcctcgatgtcaggaaactgccactcgatagaccttcatcctatcgtggtaagtgcataatttctgttttcacaattcatttggagaaatatttagaccataaatcacgctagtcccgtgagtatggtcaaatacACGTTAAGCCCCTGGCCTCCCGCCCGCTGCAGCGGGtgggagctccctgggttagcaTAAACCCTGCGATCTGGGCCTCGTGAGACAATGATTTGCAACTGATTGAAAATCAATGGTAATTATTGGTAAGGACAAAATGTGAATGCTGCAACTGAACAAATGTGATTGACCATTTCAAGTCTACAAAAACTGTGTTTTTCTGACAGAAATtttgaatcaaatcaaatcagcaTATGATTTGAGAAACTCAACGATAGATGAAAACCTTCACTGTAGTATTTCAGCTGCCAAAATTTTTAACTAATGTGTGGCTGGCTCATATTCTGCACGCTTCATAAGCCAAGGAAGAGCCATAAAATGCTTGACAGCCTATGACTTTggtgaagaatgaaaataataagttGGAGAGTTAGCACAAATAATGAATAGGACTTAAGAGCGTAAATGAAGACTCAATATGAGCTTTCAAGGTTTGCAAGGTTTTTTCAGGTGCAGTGCACGagtcttaaccctaaatctcccggcgTATTTTGATTCTTATCATTCCCGGAAGGggggcattatgcccccccccttaagatctcagctGCGGATTGCGTGATCacaacaaaaatttgcatgatggtagagaatgacgtaatctacgcagttgtattggtaaatttcactaaattcatatattttcattttatattaattatgctaatttattcatgaaatcatactttttgctctgattcactaaataaagctcctacgATGCtagtttttgatgaaaaatattctttaaaacatgcctaacaattgtgaatgaaaaataactgGCACCAAGAccgattttttgttttttttattgttttttaatttcttatgtatttctttgtttttctagtttttgttttttattgttttttcgatggaaatcgttccagacttaattctgacCATAAACACGGCAAAATTAATTGAGTTAAATCAGTATAATTAGAAATAATTTTGCATTggctttgtacatgaaatcacgtttatgagcaatttttggtctgacatgcacttacacaATGTTgtgtaatgtcgtaaccgcatACCCGGGCaccacaaatttggtctcaaaatttgcgcgagacttgaaagtaaaaagtcagtgagcggcgggtcaaaaaattttgcgcagcagatatatcgcgaaaattgtcgaggggggccattatgccccccccgggagaattagagTTAAGCGCGATGCTGTTATAGAGGCAAGGCAGAGTTCCCTTTTTCACAGAGGGAGAAAGAGTAGTATTTGTGACAGCAGGAAAAACTGTTTCAAATAAACGCCTTTCCTTAAAACTACGgtattcattttcttcatgTGTACAACTCAACTACTTTGACACAAGGGATGTAATTATAGACAGCACACTCACCGCTTCCACATATAAGCACTTTTGATCCAAGGGACACTTCTGCTCTGCTACAGGTATAGAGTGCCACTGCAAGGGGTTCAACCAACGCACCCTCCTCATAGCTCACATTGGATGGAAGTCTAAAATAGAGAATGATATTGTTTTGAGACAAGGCTGACAATATGGGATCAATTTTGAACTTTAAATTTATTGAGAATTCATTAGGCACCCATTAAGGGGGGACCTGCAAGCAACTGCAACACAGTATTGAAATTGTCCCACAtaatgctgcactcaacccaggtgaggtgaatgggtacccggaaagattaatttcttgaaatgcACCGAGTGCCtgaaggcagctcgagctaaaagctggagttataataataatagcaatgcACCTCAGAATatattatttctagatagattgCACTATATAAAgtgcctattatcattattgttttctttttatactttttGATGCACTCATGCAAATCCTAGTGGCTTATACTCACTTGAAACCCTGACTACAATTTATCTAGGATGAAAAGTACATTGCACTATATACTATCTTCTTTGTAACTATCTTTTGTGATGTCACTTATTGGcttcataattataatcatcatacttgcttatatagcgctcaACACTTACTTttttatcagaagtctctacAGTAATAAATTcctacctggtacccattcacctcacctgggttgagtgcagcaaaatgtggacaaatttcttgctgaagaataacatgccatggcttggaatcgaactcACGTCGCTCAGATAGAAAGACGTGTCATTAGGAAGAAGGCCTCTCaaactaataataataccaacatgcttatatagtgcatatcactgccaaatgcgtccctatgcgcttaattggatattattaccctggctttagccccgcagcctttcaTACAGAgtggtggcatttcaaggaataaatcctagcaggtatccattcacctcacttgAGTCAagcgcagcacaatgtggataaatttcttgccgaaggtaattacgccgtggctgggattcgaacccacgaccctctgtttcaaagtccgaaggctaatccactgggccacaatgctcatACTCACTTGAAACAGAAATCAGCTGCATGGAGGTAGTACTGAGAAAGGTTCCCATCAACGGGGGGCGTGGCACAGAATTGGACGTCCTTACATAGGTTGTACTTCCCCACCCGACACAGACTACACATCCGGCATGGAACGCCCGGCTCTATCGCTACACGGTCACCTAGAAATAGAGAGGGGATGAAAGAGGTAGCATTACGTCAAACTTCCCTTTGAAACAATACCGCAGTTCGGATTGCGAACTGCAGTGTTGTaccccattttccatttggatcTCCTAAAACTCATTTCCAAGCTCTTATCAACTGCGCTTGGCCAAGTAATCCAGGGGTAATCCcactgtctcaatttcaccccaCAGGCCAGTATATGAGCATTGAGCAAAGGAcgaaaagataaacaacagctgcgctattacgtaagacttctctgcctgtagtaggaccttctgaatgaaattattgtattccatatttcatcacgttttcaaaggcatattgtattcagtaacccaatgttagtccattttcaatttcgaacgaagaaaatcgacctcggaataaggaaagtaagcgaataaaaatgacggcatgcttaCAGGGAAGTTTTTCGTCATGAGGATAGTCGGGGGAGGGGGGAATGGGAGAAAAGGAGTCTTGGAGAGATCGTTCTTAATTGGCCTTTCGCACacagaaaaatatttcaaagcttAGTTTGAGTTTCGTTTTGGAAATCTAATCTTGACAGGAAAAGGTTGGAAACATTTCGGAAGTGTTTATCATGTATCTACAGGCCAGAATGCTTTCTTAGAATAACAAagtttaattgaaataatttaggtttgcttgaaattatattcatttcattaccACATGCTGTTCCTGGTGGAGCTAACACAGGTAACAACGTGTGGGACCACACTATAACCGGACAggcatttttcaataatttatctGTTCTTCATATTTACTTATTACTCTGTAATGATAAAATTTCCAGAAAGATCATTTGGCAGGACATGATCTGTGTATGTTTTGTTCAATTATCTGAGCATTTTTTGTCTGTTGGTTTACaagtatatataggcctactgtgtATACCTGctgaaaaagtaattttttcGTGAAAAGCAGCATCCCTATTTAATACCTACCTACGTCTAAATGCTTGACGCCTGGACCGAGAGCCACCACCGTGCCACTTGCCTCGTGACCAATGACCATGGGATCGGTCAGCTTGAAACGGCCACAGTATCCATGTGACCAGTACTTCAGGTCAGATCCGCATATACCCACCGAGTGGACAGCAAGAAGAACCTCTGTAATTGGGGTGAAAATGAAGATAGTATTCACATGCCTGTACTTGTAGGTGTAAGTTAGCAGTTATGGTGTCCTTTAATTTCTTATTCCAAgaatatgaaatcaatttttggAGGTAACTAAGATCACATTTCATCTGGCAatgcattattttgaaatataaaccACATTGATGTCTTAATAAAGATTAATGTCAAAAGGATCTGGGTACAAATAATAACCAGACTTTTCTACTTAAATTCCTACTTATTCTAAAAACACGAAATCAATTTTGGGAGGAAAATGAGATATTCATAGTACATCATCTGGCACTGTTTAATTTTacaacaacatacatgtaaaccatGTGTATGGTAATGAATATAAAATGTCACGTAATGGATATAAATTATGTGGCATGAGCAAGGTTTTTGGGGTAGGTATAACACTACCcggacaattacatgtacatgtgaagTTTGTTTAATAATGTACtctaaagaagaaaatattacacTGTGAACAACAGATTGTTGAAGAAATACTCATTCAAACTGATTCAAAAGTACATGTCCTCAGAATTTAAGAACAATTCAGTTTTTTACcagggaaaataaatatttaaatctaAGTACTCCAACACAATTCAAACTTACTCACAAGTTCAAAAGAATACTGTTACCAATACTATAGAAtaacaaaggaaaacaaatgTTTATGAGTACTCGTTCGccacaatctttttttttactttatgttTTACTAtagaatgacaaaaaaatgaaaagtaggCCTACTTATTCAAGACaattaattctttaaaaatgtgtaaaggaagaaaaacaaaggaaaacgaGTATTACCGTTTGGTCCTGGTGCAAGGACCGGTCGTTGTTCctaaataaaaaggagaaacaGAGATACATGTAAGACATGAATATTGGGATAGCTAGGGAGATCTATCACACATACTatgaataaaagtatttttaaaagaGGTAGAAAATAGAGTAATCTCTATGAATTCTGTCCTTTCTAAATGAATAATGATcacattaatttttaaaaatctcatAGAATTTTGTCTTCTCTGCAAGTCTAATGATGCCCAGAGACTCTTCTTTTAATCAGTATTGCTATCTTCTTTTTATGTGATTGGAAAGGATTTACAAGTGCATATTCCAATTCATTAAATGACTTTTCATTTACAAGCAAGTTTTGCAAATACTGCTGAAATCTGTGATTTTAAGTGGTACAAAAATCAGGAaaattttttacaaataatttgGTAACAAAATCAaactaataaaagaaaaaaaaagatatctccAATGTTCTAGTTTACCATTTTAATGTCTTTGATGCCACACAGGACAGCGCATTGACTTTCTTTGGGTAGATCCATGATAGCCCTATTAGAGGTTCACCTGGAAATGACAACAAGCATTTaatgatgaatattcaatagCATTGTGTTATGGAGTTTCTAACTCTTTCCTTTTGGAACAGAGGGTttgtgggttcgaattccagccatggtataatttcctttggcaagacattgatatatacatgtacatgtactatgctGCACTGATTAttggtgaatgggtacctgacaGAATGAATTTCTTGAACTAAACAAGCAGCTTCAGCAGTTGGAGCTAAAGCCAGGAGTAATATACAAACGCTATTGATAATTTTTACTAGACCTcagcgcctcataaatgcttcataaatttatattatcaatgtaaataaaaagagaaaaatcttaATTAAAAACCACAACTGAACTGCTTCATTTACAATCTAGCAAGAAAATAATCCTCAAGTCTCAACAgtataaattgtgaaaatggtatTGGTAGCTAACAATGAATCTACTACCACTACACTGAGCACATCAatgtcatcagcatcatcatcatcatcaatcactatcaatatcatcatcatctccatcatcatcaccatcacaatcatcaccatcatcttcatcaccatcgttatcaccatcatcatcatcatcatcaccaccatcatcatcaccatcatcatcaccaccatcatcatcatcatcaccatcatcatcaccatcatcatcaccatcatcatcaccaccatcatcaccatcgatcatcatctccatcatcaccatcatcttcatcaccatcgttatcaccatcatcatcattatcaccatcatcatcaccatcatcatcaccatcatcttcatgcatcaccatcatcttcatcaccatcatcatcaccaccaccacatcatcatatgatcatcatcaccatcatcatgatcatcataatcatcaatttGATATCTTCAGCAAAGTTGAGATATTGTTTTTGTGACTTCTATAGTTCTATTTCCACTTTAATAGGTCTAGGCTAATCGGCATGCCATCTTTTCTAAGGCAAAGTCGTTAGATCTAGATCCAACTCTTTCATCGCATCAATTTAAAACAGTCAAACTCAACTCAAGAGTCAAAGTCTGCTTCCTACTCGATTCCTAGACCTAACCTCACTCCAGTCTCCACTCACacgtaatgtttggacctcattggtactactAGGAGTGACTAGGTCTAGGAGTGGTAGTGctcactctaggcgacaccgcaatacttacccgtgttaagaaactgggactccactcacgcgcatttgggccgccctagcttagaactaagctttctttccgtaaaaaaaattattcttatgattaaataaatattaattaatacatgaatactgttaaatcggtactcaccggttctcttcttgaattttctgccaatttcccacgctgctggctgcaattccgcggtaaatttcgtcgccatagagagctgttcatgcaacgttatttataaatggagcgccctttacgagagttgttaatgccgcggagaaatcgttaggcattttggcctgtgttcaaggcgtagctgttctatttttttttataaaattatgtgtgagatcgaaatctcagcgagtaaacactcttccaatatggaagagtgtatactcgctgtgatatgatcccgatagggaggcgcaacacccccacccacatgggcgcaaaccccagggccgggggacatgtcccctcacccaaaatagtagggggcacattatgaaatgtccccctactatttttggtcatgtcgttcaaattcgaaatgtattttggaagagacgatcttacttttggcatgcccccttttttttgcttgtttgcttgtcaaatttcttttggtcaagatgaccttctttagagggtgataaaccttctttttttgtttgttttttgcttgtcaaattttccagcccctggtccccctacctttggggagagatttccgcccttgcaagtagacatatactcttgatattgtttgcgaatctgcacgggcgtcgatcgagggctggggatgaggaaaagcggtgagacgagaaaaaaaaatagaacttagaaggggaaaggcgacagaaaaaaagtgaacgaaagaaaaattaatggaaaataaaagggaagagtaaatagggagaaatgtgatgggtaaaataaattatgggaaaagaggacagaaaaaaagtgaacgaaagaaaaattaatggaaaataaaagggaggagaaaataggagaaatgtgatgggtaaacaaaattatggggaaagattctggacgcactattcatgttttatcatgaaaaggataagttatttatccgcgagcagacactttttgatattgtgatctgaaactggataatgatttaaatagagaacaatctgcgtatctgaattaacgtgtgttttagatttcgacctagaatttgggtattctaagtaactttcttatcatgaaaatcaataaagagagcgcaaagcgcgagctaaaaatatatgatataacaaagggtgaatttaagctctgtaatgcaaacactttgtgggaaaattgtgaattgtgatggatcacagttaaaaagagctgatgtattttatttttattactttgagtttttacataggaccggaacatgctatgagggcattatgtcatcatatgaaattgatgaccatcttcctatttctctcgcatgggagcgcgaaatgtgttaattttatggcctgaaaactggacatttaaagcactttgtaattatgcataagaggcattatatatctatcaatgcgagcagaaatcgcgagtcgaagtttttgataaactgtcatcaaattagtttgatttagaattaatattgggatatacataaccgactaatccaaatgctatagcgtgcggcgctagctgatacgttttaacaatctgacctgaatagggaactttttgagaactttatggaatacaggaaaataatacgtacctgaaaatttaaattttgcgagcgcgcagcgcaagcagaaaatgataatgttcagatgatatcacagacatttttacagagcactttttaaaaatcaatttgtaaatgaaacaaaataatgaaagttcaatttcccagctgaaatatgttttgtataatgacttcaaagtttgatttttcaagctccatattgagcaagatatgcaaataccctaaaagacaataaggcgcgaagcgcgagcgaaaattttttatcctaacaaatagattaaaaaaaaaaatattttcagagtcttcccctaatgttatttcatttaatcatgttcctcctcttatgtttgcctttcttctttttttcctctcttcccttcc
It encodes the following:
- the LOC121414237 gene encoding sorbitol dehydrogenase-like; this translates as MDLPKESQCAVLCGIKDIKMEQRPVLAPGPNEVLLAVHSVGICGSDLKYWSHGYCGRFKLTDPMVIGHEASGTVVALGPGVKHLDVGDRVAIEPGVPCRMCSLCRVGKYNLCKDVQFCATPPVDGNLSQYYLHAADFCFKLPSNVSYEEGALVEPLAVALYTCSRAEVSLGSKVLICGSGPVGILTMLTAKSMGASQVIITDIDDHRLSVAKQYGADCILNVKGLSSEEAAKKVVDLLGAEPHCGMECCGSDIALLSCILACRPGGNILLVGRGSLEPKLPVSLISTKELTLKGIFRYANMYPKAISMLSSGQMPIKDLVTHRFHLNQVDDAFNTAISRESCAMKVMIHVS